The following proteins are co-located in the Imtechella halotolerans genome:
- a CDS encoding helix-turn-helix domain-containing protein, protein MTDLGLYLAKKSINKAEVSRRTGISKSRLSQLSGNDTTKLRADELYLIALAIDANPCELLREICKDLKLLRV, encoded by the coding sequence ATGACTGATTTAGGACTATATTTAGCTAAAAAATCAATTAATAAGGCGGAGGTTTCTAGAAGAACTGGCATAAGTAAGTCTCGCTTGAGTCAATTAAGTGGCAATGACACCACAAAACTCAGGGCTGATGAATTATATTTAATAGCATTAGCCATTGATGCCAATCCATGTGAGTTATTAAGAGAGATTTGTAAGGATTTAAAATTATTGAGAGTATAA
- a CDS encoding DUF6730 family protein — MTKIKEYMELLTSEMETFRGDVNRLEVINDRIKDLKVSIDLKELKAELKEYNSELAKQREYQERFYLRMEILFQKAGVYPKWAVITFIVAIIISAFSLHYAYRTRVALEKLSNICNTELVVLFDTMTIVNSDVEISTIQFLAFSKLICKNYPNVPPLL, encoded by the coding sequence ATGACAAAAATTAAAGAGTATATGGAGTTACTGACTTCAGAAATGGAAACATTCCGAGGTGATGTTAATAGGCTAGAAGTAATTAACGATCGAATCAAAGATTTAAAAGTATCCATTGATCTTAAGGAACTCAAAGCAGAATTAAAGGAATATAATAGTGAGCTGGCAAAGCAACGGGAATATCAGGAACGGTTTTATTTAAGGATGGAAATTTTGTTCCAAAAAGCCGGAGTTTATCCTAAATGGGCAGTAATTACCTTTATTGTAGCTATAATTATTTCAGCTTTCTCATTGCATTATGCGTACAGAACTAGAGTAGCTTTAGAAAAACTTAGCAATATCTGCAATACGGAACTGGTCGTTTTATTTGATACCATGACCATAGTTAATTCAGATGTCGAGATTTCTACTATACAGTTCCTGGCTTTTTCGAAATTAATTTGTAAAAATTATCCAAATGTTCCCCCTCTTCTATAG
- a CDS encoding primase-helicase family protein, whose translation MSNVPYLRVGTSYYKLVQAPTIAGHFNEILVYWNIETIRQDHGKDYLSKVPKYDGFTCIPSHIDFRKEYQGFYNTYSPLQAIPKEGKCHVSLAFIKHIFGGHFELGLDYLQLLYKNPIQVLPILCLVSKERSTGKSTFIKWLKAIFENNLTYLTNDSFSSQFNADWANKLLICIDEVLFNKEELTERIKYLSTTNFNKLEAKGKDKREVEFFGKFILCSNNEDNFIKIDGNETRFWVLKIPTVKKESTNFLEQLISEIPAFLFFLRERKLSTPHATRMWFTPKQIKTNALHRLVQNNRNRVERELATILLGAMEQFDSNEVHLCPLDALQLLNRTRIKTDLTQLRRLLKKDWRLENKDNSLSYQKLVIWQDASMHLVDAKGRYFTVEKSFLLENFDELMMD comes from the coding sequence ATGAGTAACGTACCATATTTAAGGGTTGGCACATCATATTATAAATTAGTGCAGGCCCCGACAATAGCAGGGCATTTTAACGAGATTCTTGTATACTGGAATATTGAAACCATTAGACAAGACCACGGGAAGGATTACTTAAGTAAAGTGCCAAAATATGATGGATTTACCTGTATCCCAAGTCACATTGATTTTAGGAAGGAATATCAAGGATTTTACAATACTTATTCTCCTTTACAGGCCATCCCCAAAGAAGGAAAATGTCATGTCTCATTGGCCTTTATTAAACACATTTTTGGAGGACATTTTGAACTGGGATTGGATTATCTTCAGCTACTTTATAAAAATCCTATACAAGTTTTACCTATTCTATGTCTAGTCTCCAAGGAACGTTCAACTGGCAAGAGTACCTTTATTAAATGGTTGAAAGCCATCTTCGAAAACAACCTGACCTATCTTACTAACGATAGCTTCAGTAGTCAATTCAATGCTGATTGGGCAAATAAGCTACTCATCTGCATAGATGAAGTGTTGTTTAACAAGGAAGAATTGACTGAACGAATCAAATATCTTAGTACAACCAATTTTAACAAGCTGGAGGCAAAGGGTAAAGATAAAAGGGAGGTTGAATTTTTTGGAAAGTTCATTCTATGTAGTAATAATGAAGATAATTTTATCAAGATTGATGGTAATGAGACTCGGTTTTGGGTATTGAAAATACCAACAGTTAAAAAAGAAAGTACAAACTTTCTTGAACAATTGATATCGGAAATCCCAGCTTTCCTTTTTTTCCTAAGAGAGCGTAAGTTGTCTACCCCTCATGCTACAAGAATGTGGTTTACACCCAAACAAATTAAAACCAATGCTTTACATAGACTGGTTCAAAACAATAGAAACCGTGTTGAACGGGAGCTGGCTACCATTTTATTAGGAGCTATGGAACAGTTCGATAGCAATGAAGTTCACCTTTGTCCATTAGACGCATTACAGCTATTAAACAGAACCCGAATTAAGACAGATTTAACCCAGCTTAGAAGATTGCTGAAAAAGGATTGGAGACTTGAAAACAAGGACAACTCTCTGAGTTATCAAAAGCTTGTTATATGGCAAGATGCCTCCATGCATTTGGTGGATGCCAAGGGACGTTATTTTACAGTTGAAAAATCCTTTTTATTGGAAAATTTCGATGAATTGATGATGGATTGA
- the mbpA gene encoding mobilization protein MbpA, with product MSIETFNEFQEGKSKWVERKEMESKDKIKISSELLNEMDSIAIQLGKEDSLETNSRCVSVDTISIAPDGRNERRSMNKGKTELVKFRCTVMEKKLLINRAKNSGLTLSEYFRRVAFEKKITERLTEDEIEIYKTLVRFHNNFKSIGNMYRKRNPKLTEKVYGLAEEIKTHLQKLTP from the coding sequence ATGAGTATAGAAACTTTTAATGAATTTCAGGAAGGCAAGTCCAAATGGGTAGAGCGAAAGGAAATGGAATCCAAAGACAAAATAAAGATATCTTCTGAACTTCTCAACGAAATGGATTCTATAGCGATTCAGTTAGGAAAGGAAGATTCGTTGGAAACGAATTCGAGATGTGTGTCTGTGGACACAATCTCGATTGCTCCCGATGGTCGCAATGAGAGACGAAGTATGAATAAAGGAAAAACTGAGTTGGTGAAATTCCGGTGTACAGTCATGGAAAAGAAACTTTTGATAAACAGAGCGAAGAATTCGGGGTTAACCCTAAGTGAATACTTCAGAAGAGTAGCCTTTGAAAAAAAGATAACAGAGCGCTTAACAGAGGATGAAATTGAAATTTATAAGACTTTGGTGAGATTCCATAATAATTTTAAGTCTATTGGTAATATGTACAGAAAACGGAACCCTAAACTTACGGAAAAAGTATATGGATTGGCAGAGGAGATAAAAACGCATCTTCAAAAGCTAACACCATGA
- a CDS encoding helix-turn-helix transcriptional regulator translates to MDQIKLEEKLDRIENLLLGSKKVLTLEEACDYSGISRSYLYKLTAAGIIPHSKPNGKMIFFDIDLLNEWLLKNSRKSKSEIKKQALDHVFKKG, encoded by the coding sequence ATGGACCAAATTAAATTAGAAGAGAAACTCGATAGAATTGAGAATCTCTTATTGGGCTCTAAGAAAGTACTTACCCTTGAGGAGGCTTGTGATTATTCTGGTATATCGAGAAGCTATTTATATAAGCTAACTGCAGCTGGAATTATTCCCCATAGTAAACCAAACGGAAAAATGATATTTTTCGACATCGATCTCCTAAATGAATGGCTTTTAAAGAATAGTCGTAAATCTAAGAGTGAGATCAAAAAACAAGCGCTAGATCATGTCTTTAAAAAAGGATAG
- a CDS encoding ATP-dependent nuclease codes for MKILSFTINNYRAIEEIKLKLNFQINPIIGINEAGKTSVLKAILAFDRTRDKFNRGEHLEFKNKYIIGSKECTISADLILDRGELESLISKLKITTDSKEYSILSKHDEHTIFTLRRNLSQDNYPYSILLDGVSEAVKEHIIKFLISNLPYIQYFDDFADRVPEEIEFPTDYIYKRNLGKGKDRDWKEIIEEIFKRADTEGIGEVDDENHLISYLKVQNVDTKGDILSDVEATLNREIINEWKRIKKSGKSFADDSDKLELVITNEGNVFRFKVKDKSHNDRTRTFDISERSKGFQWFFNYMIKLKFNPNYKGKLENSIFLLDEPGSYLHSSAQTELLNELHSVSKKNTIIYCTHSQFLLNPEVIKLGSVKIAEKKGSQITLQNFGNFKSSNDKGALSPIYQALHLNFANDFLGKIVITEGITDYYMLSILQRYTSNIDDQIKIIPSSGASQSSTLLSIAIPFSDNFVLLLDNDQAGKSAQKKYLREFGDFLKDKIHLYNSTKPKFVLEDYLCEEDTIRLQELTNSNDVKRCLGFLFYDYKDKQEDFVNKLSRSTLKNLEDVFQRIKLL; via the coding sequence ATGAAAATATTAAGTTTTACAATTAATAATTATAGAGCAATTGAAGAAATTAAGTTAAAGCTGAACTTTCAAATCAATCCAATAATTGGAATCAATGAGGCAGGTAAAACCTCTGTTCTTAAAGCAATTTTAGCATTTGATAGAACTAGAGATAAATTTAATCGTGGAGAACACTTAGAATTCAAAAATAAATATATAATTGGGTCAAAAGAATGTACAATAAGTGCTGATTTGATTTTGGATAGAGGTGAGTTGGAGAGTTTGATTTCAAAATTAAAAATTACAACCGATTCTAAAGAATATTCTATTTTATCTAAACATGATGAACATACCATTTTTACATTAAGACGCAATCTTTCACAAGATAATTATCCATATTCAATACTGCTTGATGGTGTTTCCGAGGCTGTGAAAGAGCACATTATAAAATTTCTTATTTCCAATCTACCCTATATACAATATTTCGATGATTTTGCAGATAGGGTTCCTGAAGAAATTGAATTTCCAACGGATTATATTTATAAAAGGAATCTTGGAAAAGGAAAGGATCGTGACTGGAAAGAGATAATTGAAGAGATTTTTAAACGTGCTGATACTGAAGGCATAGGAGAAGTGGATGACGAGAACCACCTAATTTCATATCTTAAAGTCCAAAATGTTGACACGAAAGGGGATATTCTATCTGATGTCGAGGCTACATTAAATAGAGAAATTATAAATGAATGGAAACGTATTAAAAAAAGCGGGAAATCTTTTGCTGATGATAGCGATAAATTGGAATTAGTAATTACAAATGAAGGTAATGTTTTTAGATTTAAGGTAAAGGACAAATCACATAATGATAGGACACGAACGTTTGATATAAGCGAAAGAAGTAAAGGTTTTCAATGGTTCTTCAACTATATGATTAAGTTGAAATTTAATCCTAATTATAAAGGAAAATTGGAGAATTCAATTTTTTTACTTGATGAACCAGGTTCTTATCTTCATTCTTCCGCCCAAACTGAATTATTAAATGAGTTACATTCTGTTTCAAAAAAAAATACAATTATTTATTGCACACATTCACAATTTCTTTTGAATCCTGAAGTGATAAAATTGGGAAGTGTAAAAATTGCAGAAAAAAAAGGCTCCCAAATTACTCTTCAAAATTTCGGTAATTTCAAAAGTAGCAATGACAAGGGAGCATTGAGTCCAATTTATCAAGCTTTGCATTTGAATTTTGCAAATGACTTCCTAGGGAAAATAGTAATTACTGAAGGAATAACCGATTATTACATGTTGAGTATCTTACAAAGATACACTTCAAATATTGATGATCAGATCAAAATTATCCCAAGCTCTGGTGCTAGTCAATCATCAACATTGTTGAGTATTGCAATTCCTTTTTCAGATAATTTTGTATTACTATTAGATAACGACCAGGCCGGAAAATCTGCTCAAAAGAAATATCTGAGAGAATTTGGAGATTTTTTAAAGGATAAGATACACTTGTATAACTCAACAAAGCCAAAATTTGTCCTTGAAGATTATCTTTGTGAAGAAGATACTATTCGTTTACAAGAATTGACAAATTCTAATGATGTAAAGAGGTGTTTAGGTTTCTTGTTTTACGACTATAAGGATAAACAAGAAGACTTTGTAAATAAATTGTCAAGATCAACATTGAAAAATTTAGAGGATGTTTTTCAGAGAATTAAACTATTATGA
- a CDS encoding relaxase/mobilization nuclease domain-containing protein, with amino-acid sequence MIGKGKAIAHTRASMLYGWNQEKDAEVIFKQELIGNNPEEVSREFRMIQEQNYHCQKNTLSFVLSPTVNDGQRIHSKGFNEICRKFIEQMKLGDRQAIAFVHRDKEHTHIHLYVNRIDFRGNAYKDSFIGKRSQHAAEKVAEQLELTTVKQVQMEKEFLLKDVRLEIKRRHELSLKQFSPRNFEDYMKAMETNGVNVIPSINKSGSLQGFRFELDGYNLKGSEVHRSMSGSNIGQKLYGHSKNNINNIAPVKILDKAIPVAPRMALSIVKKIANRVIQHSINAGAGIGI; translated from the coding sequence ATGATAGGAAAAGGAAAGGCCATTGCTCATACTCGAGCTTCAATGCTTTACGGTTGGAATCAGGAAAAGGACGCAGAGGTTATCTTTAAACAGGAATTAATTGGTAATAATCCCGAAGAAGTGTCTAGAGAATTTCGAATGATCCAAGAGCAGAATTACCATTGCCAAAAGAATACACTTTCCTTCGTTCTTAGCCCAACCGTTAATGATGGCCAACGTATACATAGCAAAGGATTTAATGAGATTTGTCGGAAATTTATAGAGCAAATGAAACTAGGGGATAGGCAAGCGATTGCCTTTGTCCACAGGGACAAAGAGCATACCCATATTCATTTATACGTAAACCGTATTGACTTTAGAGGGAATGCTTATAAAGATAGCTTTATTGGAAAACGAAGTCAGCATGCTGCAGAGAAAGTAGCAGAACAGTTAGAGCTGACAACAGTAAAGCAGGTTCAGATGGAAAAGGAGTTTTTATTGAAAGATGTCCGGCTGGAAATTAAACGAAGACATGAATTGAGTCTAAAACAGTTTTCTCCAAGGAATTTTGAAGATTACATGAAGGCAATGGAAACTAATGGAGTTAATGTAATTCCAAGTATTAATAAGTCGGGAAGCCTTCAGGGGTTTCGGTTTGAATTGGATGGTTATAATTTAAAAGGAAGTGAAGTACATCGAAGCATGTCCGGTAGTAATATCGGACAAAAACTTTATGGTCATTCCAAAAATAATATAAATAATATTGCTCCAGTTAAGATTTTAGATAAAGCTATTCCAGTTGCTCCAAGAATGGCACTTAGCATAGTGAAGAAAATTGCGAACAGGGTTATACAACATTCAATAAATGCTGGTGCAGGCATTGGTATTTAA
- a CDS encoding site-specific integrase, which translates to MNNTFSILFYPRGNDIDKNGKVPIYARITVNGKRSEFSIKRKVLIEKWNPGTGKVMGKTQDAFELNKYMISIENRLNIIQAQLSENKALITADKIKRIYLGNDSKHKMLLEIFQKHNEEVSELVGKDFAAGTLERYSTAKKHVSDYILKDYKVKDIPVKDVNHKFITGFEYYLKTDRNCAHNSAVKYITNFKKIVRIALANDWISSDPFLNWKPKLKIVDREYLTKEEIQRIINKEFSSDRLNQVKDIFIFSCFTGLAYADVKKLTKNDLVIGIDGQNWIKTKRTKTDIRSNIPILSIPQAIIDKYKESGESCNSELLLPVLSNQKMNSYLKEIADLCGIKKNLTFHLARHTFATTVTLTNGVPIESVSKMLGHKSLRTTQHYAKILDKKVSEDMNALRLKMSAFEEQKDTKESINQ; encoded by the coding sequence ATGAATAATACTTTCTCTATTCTATTTTATCCACGCGGTAATGACATTGATAAAAATGGTAAAGTGCCGATTTATGCTAGAATCACGGTCAATGGTAAAAGAAGTGAATTTAGTATAAAACGTAAAGTTTTAATTGAAAAATGGAATCCTGGGACTGGTAAGGTAATGGGAAAGACTCAAGATGCATTTGAACTAAATAAGTACATGATCTCCATTGAGAATAGGCTTAACATTATTCAGGCCCAACTTTCTGAAAATAAGGCTTTGATTACTGCTGATAAAATTAAAAGGATTTACTTAGGAAATGATAGTAAGCATAAAATGCTTCTTGAAATCTTTCAAAAACATAATGAAGAAGTAAGTGAATTGGTAGGGAAGGATTTTGCTGCCGGAACATTGGAACGATATAGTACAGCCAAGAAGCATGTTTCTGATTATATTTTGAAGGATTATAAGGTAAAGGATATTCCTGTAAAAGATGTAAATCATAAATTCATTACAGGGTTTGAGTATTATCTTAAGACTGATAGAAATTGTGCCCATAATTCTGCTGTGAAGTATATCACTAATTTTAAAAAGATTGTTCGTATTGCACTTGCCAATGATTGGATTAGTAGTGATCCTTTTTTGAATTGGAAACCGAAATTAAAAATTGTTGATAGGGAATACCTAACCAAAGAAGAAATACAAAGAATTATAAATAAAGAATTCTCTTCAGATCGATTAAATCAGGTTAAGGATATATTTATATTTAGTTGTTTTACTGGTTTAGCATATGCTGATGTTAAAAAACTTACTAAAAATGATTTGGTGATTGGTATAGATGGACAAAATTGGATTAAGACAAAAAGAACAAAGACAGATATAAGAAGTAATATTCCTATTCTGTCAATTCCCCAAGCTATAATAGATAAATATAAAGAGTCTGGAGAATCCTGTAATTCGGAATTGTTGCTACCTGTTTTAAGCAATCAAAAAATGAATTCTTACCTTAAGGAAATAGCTGATCTATGTGGTATTAAAAAGAATCTAACTTTTCACCTAGCACGTCATACATTTGCTACTACAGTTACACTTACTAATGGAGTTCCTATAGAATCAGTAAGCAAAATGCTTGGACATAAGTCTTTGAGAACTACTCAGCATTATGCTAAAATCCTTGATAAAAAAGTAAGTGAAGATATGAATGCATTAAGATTGAAAATGTCCGCCTTCGAAGAACAAAAGGATACAAAGGAATCTATAAATCAATAA
- a CDS encoding NAD(P)H-dependent oxidoreductase: protein MSIIHHLQWRYATKKFNPDKVLEPSKLNVLKEAFNLTATSYGLQPIRLVIVQNKSIQEQLMEASWNQKQVRDASHILILCTEQNIDSHFIRNYFNRVKEIRKTPEDILTPFENFLIEDFEKKSADQIQNWATQQAYLALGNLLTVCAAEGIDSCPMEGFKPETYSQILGLQKHQLNPVLVLPVGYRADDDMFADFKKVRKKIHESILDIS, encoded by the coding sequence ATGAGTATTATACATCATTTACAATGGCGATATGCCACTAAAAAGTTCAATCCGGACAAAGTCTTGGAACCTTCTAAATTAAACGTTCTTAAAGAAGCTTTTAACCTTACGGCTACCTCCTATGGACTTCAACCCATTCGATTGGTAATTGTACAAAACAAATCCATCCAGGAACAACTAATGGAAGCCTCATGGAACCAAAAACAAGTTAGAGACGCTTCACATATACTCATTCTGTGTACCGAGCAAAATATAGATTCTCACTTTATCCGAAACTATTTTAATAGGGTAAAAGAAATACGTAAAACTCCTGAAGACATCTTAACTCCTTTTGAAAATTTCCTTATTGAAGATTTTGAAAAGAAGTCCGCTGATCAAATTCAAAATTGGGCCACTCAGCAGGCCTATTTGGCACTAGGTAATTTATTAACAGTATGCGCTGCAGAGGGTATTGATTCTTGTCCTATGGAAGGGTTTAAGCCTGAGACGTACAGCCAAATTCTAGGACTTCAAAAACATCAGTTAAACCCTGTACTTGTATTACCTGTTGGTTATCGTGCTGATGACGATATGTTTGCAGATTTTAAAAAGGTAAGAAAGAAGATTCATGAAAGTATTCTAGACATCTCATAA
- a CDS encoding toprim domain-containing protein, with protein sequence MKKEILNCEKARSICIVLTLAKLGHFPKRKSEKEAWFLSPFRSETQASLKVSLKENYWIDFGSFEGGNVIDLVVKLKHCSVKDALIFLSGGIPNFSFHQQTILKQRTGKIEILKILTIQHLFLINFLKSRKILVSFAQNYCKEVWYNHNGKTFFAIGLENHLGGWELRNKYFKSSTSPKTFSLIPQGSDHLIVTEGMFDLLSLESLLNESLEGYDLMILNSLAFTRNISSYLKSYKTIKLYLDYDDSGSKATEYLLKIHSQAIDCRAVYKGYKDANEKLIS encoded by the coding sequence ATGAAAAAAGAAATATTGAATTGTGAAAAAGCCCGTAGTATTTGCATAGTGCTAACACTTGCAAAACTAGGGCACTTTCCCAAACGTAAATCGGAAAAAGAAGCTTGGTTTCTAAGTCCTTTTAGGTCAGAAACCCAAGCCTCTTTGAAAGTCTCTTTAAAAGAAAATTATTGGATAGACTTTGGATCTTTTGAAGGAGGTAATGTGATAGATTTAGTTGTCAAATTAAAACATTGTTCAGTAAAGGACGCATTAATCTTTCTATCTGGAGGTATACCTAATTTTTCATTTCACCAGCAAACAATTTTAAAACAGAGAACTGGGAAAATAGAAATTCTCAAAATACTTACCATTCAACATCTTTTTCTTATAAACTTTTTGAAATCAAGAAAAATACTAGTCTCTTTTGCTCAAAATTATTGCAAGGAAGTTTGGTATAATCATAATGGAAAAACATTTTTTGCAATCGGTTTAGAGAACCATTTAGGAGGTTGGGAGCTTCGGAATAAGTATTTCAAATCATCGACATCACCAAAAACCTTTAGTCTTATTCCTCAAGGCAGTGATCACCTAATTGTAACTGAAGGGATGTTCGATCTACTTTCATTGGAAAGTTTACTAAATGAAAGTTTAGAAGGATATGATCTAATGATCCTTAATTCATTGGCATTTACTAGAAACATTAGCTCTTATTTAAAGAGCTATAAAACAATCAAGCTCTATTTGGACTATGATGATTCTGGAAGTAAGGCCACTGAATATTTATTGAAAATTCATTCTCAAGCCATTGATTGCAGGGCAGTTTATAAAGGATATAAGGATGCCAACGAAAAATTAATATCATGA
- a CDS encoding sulfite exporter TauE/SafE family protein, whose amino-acid sequence MPYYLDLILLIIIGFITGIINTIAGGGTLLTLPALIFMGLPPHIANGTNRIAILLQTGVAALGFKSKGISVMPFSIYLGIAAMLGGLIGAQLAVDIRGDLFNKILSVVMIVVMVLIFFQSRWSLIKSEEALIGKPLWISCIIFFFIGIYGGFINAGIGYIMLLVLPYINGLSLVRSNAVKAIVVFFYTASALALFIINDAVDYLLGFVLAIGNASGAWFASRWSVKKGDSFVKGFLLITIAVLAIKLWFF is encoded by the coding sequence GTGCCCTACTATCTAGATTTAATATTGCTAATTATTATTGGCTTTATTACCGGAATTATAAATACCATTGCTGGAGGAGGAACTTTACTTACACTCCCTGCACTTATCTTTATGGGGCTTCCTCCCCATATTGCCAATGGGACGAACCGCATTGCAATTTTACTTCAAACTGGTGTAGCCGCTCTAGGCTTCAAAAGCAAGGGGATTAGCGTTATGCCATTCAGTATCTATTTAGGAATTGCAGCGATGTTAGGAGGGCTTATTGGTGCACAATTGGCTGTTGATATTCGAGGAGATCTTTTTAATAAGATTTTATCTGTGGTAATGATCGTAGTAATGGTACTTATTTTTTTTCAATCTCGGTGGTCCTTAATTAAATCAGAGGAGGCACTCATTGGGAAACCACTTTGGATTAGTTGTATCATCTTTTTCTTTATTGGAATATATGGTGGTTTTATAAATGCTGGTATTGGTTACATAATGCTCCTTGTACTCCCATATATTAATGGACTTTCATTAGTACGTTCCAATGCCGTAAAAGCCATTGTAGTCTTCTTCTATACGGCTTCTGCTCTTGCACTATTTATAATTAATGATGCTGTAGATTATTTATTAGGATTTGTTCTTGCCATAGGCAATGCTTCAGGTGCCTGGTTTGCGAGTCGATGGTCCGTGAAAAAGGGAGATAGCTTTGTAAAAGGCTTCCTACTTATTACGATTGCGGTTTTAGCCATTAAACTTTGGTTTTTTTAG
- a CDS encoding HEPN domain-containing protein, with product MKYPLDIKEIIGVLISKNKIDYIYLNIYIRETSPFELIILVSNKRVNDLGDWVPKILKTIKSYPNYVAKFYFNHQAIEKIKEGNLFMFTSCQPKNLVYKKENTDFIPIPENLDFTKCKKLALEQCAREGQKVDEFKQGYYHFKEKGLYEIASFMLHQSIELTYRYLEILIQAKDIKTHSIRIHHLQLKKITSNYTCVFNEEDDNDIILLQALEDIYRSTRYENDFKIDLKVLIQLEEKMELLHINAIEIFDHSIKGFDKKNISNSIQIPQGKVSSTKCDIKKLEKSTPLKEIVKHITSDISDPITIYLVGQRFQSIQIETSLNNYEITGIQNYHFNLLLVSERSIRDLLTTLQLKICECLGVSLLLMSYTKDQVEKQLNNNNPYFHHILNAKESLLYKGMETTNWSFHKNKGISSEETIKKRLINWYNRKNNANGFFNGGKAIENSEEVIIKVLLFNKALKQALLGLLEYHFDYTPYQQNLNYLYNLVCNIWYFPIEIFPTFNKEDKRIFNEFTQIQQNVFYNRLSHIEWYKAHNYEWRCELFLEECWKLVEDTIPKKL from the coding sequence ATGAAATACCCTTTGGATATAAAAGAAATAATTGGTGTTCTAATATCAAAGAACAAAATCGATTATATTTATCTAAATATTTACATAAGGGAAACTTCTCCATTTGAATTAATTATCCTAGTTTCAAATAAAAGAGTAAATGATCTGGGTGATTGGGTACCAAAAATCCTTAAGACAATCAAATCATATCCAAACTATGTAGCTAAATTTTATTTCAACCACCAAGCAATAGAAAAAATTAAGGAAGGTAACCTATTCATGTTTACATCATGTCAACCTAAAAATCTTGTATATAAAAAAGAAAACACAGATTTCATACCAATTCCTGAAAACTTAGATTTCACAAAATGCAAGAAATTGGCATTAGAACAATGTGCACGAGAAGGGCAAAAAGTTGATGAATTTAAACAAGGCTATTATCATTTTAAAGAAAAAGGACTATATGAAATTGCATCCTTTATGTTACATCAGTCTATAGAGCTCACATACAGATATTTAGAAATTCTAATTCAAGCTAAAGACATAAAAACTCACTCAATCCGAATTCACCACTTACAACTTAAAAAAATCACTTCCAATTATACCTGCGTTTTTAATGAAGAAGATGATAATGACATTATTTTACTTCAAGCACTAGAAGATATATATCGCTCAACTCGTTATGAAAATGATTTCAAAATAGATCTTAAGGTATTAATTCAATTAGAAGAAAAAATGGAGTTGTTGCATATAAATGCAATTGAGATTTTTGATCACAGTATTAAGGGCTTTGACAAAAAGAATATTTCAAATTCAATTCAAATACCACAGGGTAAAGTTTCTTCTACTAAATGCGATATTAAGAAATTGGAAAAGTCAACACCACTTAAGGAAATTGTTAAACATATAACATCAGATATATCAGATCCTATTACAATTTACTTGGTTGGACAACGATTCCAATCAATTCAAATTGAAACTTCCCTAAATAATTATGAAATTACAGGTATTCAAAATTATCATTTCAATTTATTACTTGTTAGCGAAAGAAGTATTAGGGATCTATTAACAACCCTGCAACTTAAAATATGTGAATGTTTGGGGGTTTCCTTATTACTGATGTCATATACCAAGGACCAGGTTGAAAAGCAACTTAACAATAATAACCCATACTTTCATCATATTTTAAACGCAAAAGAATCATTACTTTATAAAGGAATGGAGACAACTAATTGGAGTTTTCACAAAAATAAAGGCATTAGTTCAGAAGAAACTATTAAAAAAAGGTTGATTAATTGGTATAACCGAAAAAATAATGCCAATGGTTTTTTTAATGGTGGTAAAGCTATCGAAAATTCAGAAGAGGTAATTATTAAAGTTCTTTTATTTAACAAAGCATTGAAACAAGCACTTTTAGGATTATTAGAATACCATTTCGATTACACACCTTACCAGCAGAACTTAAATTATTTATACAATCTCGTCTGTAATATTTGGTATTTCCCAATTGAAATTTTTCCAACATTCAATAAAGAGGATAAAAGGATTTTTAATGAATTTACCCAAATACAACAAAATGTTTTTTACAATAGATTATCACATATCGAATGGTATAAAGCTCATAATTATGAATGGAGATGCGAACTATTTCTTGAGGAATGCTGGAAACTTGTTGAAGACACAATTCCTAAAAAATTATAG